The Mytilus trossulus isolate FHL-02 unplaced genomic scaffold, PNRI_Mtr1.1.1.hap1 h1tg000024l__unscaffolded, whole genome shotgun sequence genome contains the following window.
AAGCTAGGGAGTTTCAGTTAGACTCATCACTTTGGTTGTGGTTTTGTTTGGTTGACACGaatttgctttaaattttgACAGGCTATGGTTGAGCTcttacaaacatatttaaccctgccacattcttAATTTAAGTTCGTGTCCCGAGTATGGAGCATGTAGCTCAGTTGGTGTCGTTTTTTCATGTTGTTATGTTAATTAATGTCTTTAAcagttgttttgttataaattaagtCGTTAGtttttatcgtttgaattgtttcatatttttcatgtcagagTCTTTTATAACCGACAACACGATACGAGATTTTCTCATTGCCGAAGGCCGTACGTGGATACATACTAGCTTAACGAccagtggatagttgtctcattggcaatcataccacatctcattattttcaaattcatgcGTATTGGCGTTATAAACTACTCAAATaaacacttctttttttgcGTTATACactaatcaaatatataaacacttCATTTTGATCTAGAATCCGTTTAAGTACAATAAAAAGATCAGTTTTGGTTATGAGACTTCTTTCAACAGTTTTTATTATGACATTTATTTGGTCAATTCCTCACTATCCAACACTGCAGAGTCGTACACGAAACAACCAATCCAATACATTCTAGACATAAGAAAGGTGATATTTAAATGCAGATCCCAATTGAGAAACAACTACTAATGAAGATGTATTTGCACTAAAGTGTAGAGCTTTTGGAAATTTAAAGCCGTCTTCGAATCCCAGTAGCTTTTTGTAAGTCTTTCCATCAGGAGAGATGGCAATTATGCTGTGTGACTCGAAGGTGGCAACGAATATGTTTCCAACAGTATCTGTGCACATGTTTCTCGGTCCCTTCATGGCATCGGACGAATATTTCCATACTGTCTCTCCATCCTTATTTCGACAATAAAGAATGTTCTTTTCATAATCGGAAACAAATGCATTCTCTCCCATTAAATGCACATATGTTAAATTTTTCGTATCGCATGGGAtagttttcaaaatctttccAGAGGTACAGCTAATGAAGTAAATACCTACATCTCTAACAGCAGAAACCAAACAATCTGATTCGACGGATAATCCAAAGAAATAGTGACCTTCTAACAGCACGTGCTTGACATTGAAATTTTCTAAATCGTATATTTTAATGGATCGTTCTTTATAAAACGATACTGCAATATCGGACTTATTTATGACTGCTAGCCCAAATGGAGAAGAAGAACATACAACCCGGAACTGATACTCTCCATTTTCACTTAAAATATGCATACCTCCTCTGTCAGCGCTTGAGTTGTTGTTTGCCATGACTACTCGTTCATCTGGCAGTATTGCGCAACAACAAATATTGATATCGACATCAAATGGAAGCTGGAATTTTGTTACAAAAGTTAGTTTGATATTTTCTATACCTGGTTGAATATCTAATAGTTTTTTTGCGAGTTGAGATTTTGTTCTGGAAAAATGTATGTCtgaattttttatgttaatttctATATTTCCCATACGTTTCATACTATTTATAAGTCGTTCGAATTTTTGAGTAAACCTCATTTTAACACTGGCCTCCTTCATAACAGATTCTTCTGTCAGATATTCAAAGTTTGCTTCCTCACCCGCGACATTACTTTCTATCTTTGTTAGTCCCCAGAACACTTGAAGATCAGTGGCATTTTctttgatagttgaaatttgtttttgatattctTTCAGTGcactttcttttttttgaaGACGCGAAATAACTTCATAAATGTGTTCAGATTGTTGAGCTATGGTTGAGGCTATCTGCTGTTTCAGATGTTTTTCTAATCTATCAAAGTGTGTTGTTACTTCTGTACgttttaatttgactttttcaaACAGAAAGTCTTTCTCTTGCTGAAGCCTGGCTAAATTTTCATAACGATTGTTTTGAAGTTTTATGCCAAACTCTGTAATCTCTTCTATATGACTAACAACGCTATGGTAAAATTCCGATTCCTTCACCCCTCGAACTACTTTAGCCAATGAAGTGATACCAGGACATTCGGAATGCTCGGTACTTACGCAATCTATACAACATACCTTCTCATGGACACTGCAATAAAGTTCAAGGACACTACCGTGAGACGTACACACATGATCTATGTTGCGAACAAATTCTGGAAGAGCCGTAAAATTTTCTATTGTTATAGTTTTGTGCATACGGGATGCTTTTGAAACTTTATGATACTCCATACATTTTGAACATAAGCCTTCATTGCAGTTAGGACACCAAAGCTCTGCTACGTTTGTTAAATTCTGAGATTCGCATGGTCCGCAGAATATATCACTCTTTGGAAGCAAGTTGGTCATTTATAGTTACTGTTCTTTACTTATAAgtttatctgaaaaaaagtaaaatatcagaTAAACAAACATTGACTAATTAATTACTAATTTCTGCTTATCGATGATATGTTGGTAGCcctaaatataaagttttattacGAATACCACACTtctaagaaaatgaggtcacttGAAGGTCAAATAAACATATACACCTAACAATcatttaatataacaaatataattgacctatATTCCGTACAGTTGACTTTCTaagatatacaatgtatatagacttaaccaagaaaactaaacattgaccatgAACCATGAGagtgaggtcaaggtcagatgaaccatgccagacagacatgaaCACCTTAAAATCAATGTATATACTTTAAATATAGTTGCCCTTTTGCTTATAGTACTGTATCTTTaagaaacaaactaaaaccagaaaacttaaaattattgaccaatgaaccatgaaaatgaggtcaaggtcaaatgataTCTACCAGACAGACATATgcaccttacaatccttccattaaaaaaaatagtcgaCCTATTGATTATAGTTTTaggaaaacaaaacacaaaaaagggaACACTGAGCAATTAATCGTGAAAACCAGGTCAATGtcaaacaagaggctgtcacaacgacagcaaaccggatttattaacatttatttgtgtcctggcaatatcacaagaaccattactgatgattggtgaaagtgaaaatcgtcaatatcaaattagacttccattttgtcatcagtatcaacatattaaaatttgaaaagctcaGATTGAAttgttcatgagtaaatgcaacaacgtgaatggaaacaccattttacgatctttcaagaaccataactcctgaacggtaaaagtcaaaatcgtcattattgaatggttcatgagaaaatgcacggacacgactggaaacaccatttttcaatctttcaagtaccataactcctgaacggtaaaagtcaaaatcgtcattattgaacttgacctccatgtTGTCATCActtacaacatattaaaatttgggaagctttggtagaacagttcatgcgtaaatgcatgGACATGACTGGAAACGACAtcttacgatctttcaagaacaataactcctgaacggtaaaagtcaaaatcgctcTTATTGAACTTCACCTttatttagttgtcagtaacaacatattaaaatttgaaaagctttggttgaacggttcatgagttaatgcacggacaacatttgattgccgcccgcctgCACGACCGACCGACCAACCGACCGACCGCCCGACCGACCGACCGCCGttcatccccaaatcaataaccaaaatttttgtcacaaaaatccggttaataaaaatatcgagactgacatgtacatcataaaatatttccatataccAAACATAGCTGACCTTTTGCATATAGTGTTAGatgaaaagaccaaaactcaaaaactttacttcaccaatgaaccatgaaaatgaggtcaaatgCATATTAATACACCTGACAgatggacatgtacacctaGCAATCATGCCATACACCAAATGTAGTAGAGCTATTGCTAATTGTGTCTGATATATGGACTTGACAACAAAAACTTATTATTATAACCTTGTTTACTTATGTCGAGCGTCGCAGGTCGAGTTCATTTAAACCCGGATAGACATAAATGTCAAACATAACAATAACCTATTATAAGTCTAGTGCTTAGTAAGTAAGACACAAAGCTCAGCAGGAAAACTTTGTATGACCATTTAACCATgaaaaatgagttcaaggtcataTGATACACGCCAGATAGACATGTACACATTACACTCACTCCATgcacaaaataaatttcacatATTGATGATAGTatcaaactagaggctctaaagagcctgtgtcgctcatcttggtctatgtgcatattagaCTAACAACACAGATAGATTCATGAcataattgtgttttggtgttaGTGATGTGtatgtagatcttactttactgtacaATCTTGCtccttaaaattatctctaAATATAATGAATTTGGCCCAGAAGTGACTggagaatattttgtaaaaattaacaaacatttacaaagtttatgaaaattgttaaaaaattactttaaagaGCATTAACTCCTAtaagggtcaactgaccattgtCAGCTTtatacttatttgtagatctaactttgctgaacattattgctgtttacagtttatctctttctataattatattcaagataataatcaaaattggcaaaatttccttaaaattaccaataaagagGTAGCAACACAACAACGGATGTctgattcattttaaaatttcagggcagatagatcttgacttgctGAACAATTTTTACtcggtcagatttgctctaaatgctttggtttccgcgttataagccaaaatctatatttaacccccatgttctatttttagccatggaggccatcttggttggctgGCCGATTcaaagaacacatttttaaataaaataccctaatgatgattgtgtacATGTTTGGATAAACGACTcagaagtttcagaggagaatttttttgtaaaaaattattaaaatttacaaaaaattattgaaaattgactgtaaagagcaattactccttaaggggtcaattgaccattttgagcatgttgacttatttgtagatcttactttactgaacattattgctgttcacagtttacctctatctataatattattcaagataataaccaaaaatggcAACAtctccttaaaattaccaatttaggggcagcaacccaacaacgggttctccgattcatctgacaatttcagagcagatagataaACAATTCGATATGTCAGATTtaccctaaatgctttggtttaggaaatataagccaaaatctacattttaccctatgttctatgtttggccatggcggccatcttggttagttggcttGGTCACCGggcacaatttttaaactagataccccaatgatgattgtggccaagtttttttaaatttggcccagtagtttcagagaagaaaatttttgtaaaagttaacgacgacagacgacgacggacgacggacgccaagtgatgagaaaagctcacttggcccttagggccaggtgagctaaaaatataatttaccatGAAAACTTAACTTCGGCCGATGAACCATTTAAATGATTAATGAATTGATGAATGGCTATCTGTGTTCAACGTCCCGAAGCAAATACAATGCAAATCACGGCGAAAACTAGCGgctttcaaattgaaaaaaaccgACATGCTGAACCGGATTTCTTAAAGTTTCAGTACTGCGTCTCACTTAGTAACACTAGGAGTCCGCAGAAAGACACGCCACCATTTCTGGACGCATTATTCTGATTCTGAGCCGACCTATCTTCAAT
Protein-coding sequences here:
- the LOC134698984 gene encoding uncharacterized protein LOC134698984 isoform X1, which encodes MTNLLPKSDIFCGPCESQNLTNVAELWCPNCNEGLCSKCMEYHKVSKASRMHKTITIENFTALPEFVRNIDHVCTSHGSVLELYCSVHEKVCCIDCVSTEHSECPGITSLAKVVRGVKESEFYHSVVSHIEEITEFGIKLQNNRYENLARLQQEKDFLFEKVKLKRTEVTTHFDRLEKHLKQQIASTIAQQSEHIYEVISRLQKKESALKEYQKQISTIKENATDLQVFWGLTKIESNVAGEEANFEYLTEESVMKEASVKMRFTQKFERLINSMKRMGNIEINIKNSDIHFSRTKSQLAKKLLDIQPGIENIKLTFVTKFQLPFDVDINICCCAILPDERVVMANNNSSADRGGMHILSENGEYQFRVVCSSSPFGLAVINKSDIAVSFYKERSIKIYDLENFNVKHVLLEGHYFFGLSVESDCLVSAVRDVGIYFISCTSGKILKTIPCDTKNLTYVHLMGENAFVSDYEKNILYCRNKDGETVWKYSSDAMKGPRNMCTDTVGNIFVATFESHSIIAISPDGKTYKKLLGFEDGFKFPKALHFSANTSSLVVVSQLGSAFKYHLSYV